One part of the Glycine soja cultivar W05 chromosome 11, ASM419377v2, whole genome shotgun sequence genome encodes these proteins:
- the LOC114375976 gene encoding light-mediated development protein DET1-like isoform X2 produces the protein MYRSSNIVARIFDRQICTPAPGTSVHHARRFYENLVPSYTVYEVECPDHSFRKFTDDGQYLISFSRNHQELIVYRPRWLSFSCKDEDCDKHDLPSRAKRFDSFFTQLYCVPLASCNELICKDFFLYMESNQFGLFATSTAQIHDAPAVGGAVHGVPSIEKITFHLLRLEDGEILDKKVFSNDFVNLAHNMGVFLYDDLLAIVSLRYQTIHILQIRDSGNLVDVRAIGEFCREDDELFLNSNAQGMALSDKNKQLQLPGNHIENHLHQGQPNLGNSFLSGIKQRLLSFIFQGLWNEERDDTLRIQRLRKKFYFHFQDYVDLIIWKVQFLDRQHLLIKFGSVDGGVSRNADHHPAFVAVYNMDTTEIVSFYQNSPDELYLLFEQFCDHFHATSRNSMYMNFISSHSNNIHALEQLRSIKDKASSSAQFVKKMLASLPFSCQSQSPSPYFDQSLFRFDDKLISATDRHRQSTDHPIKFILRRHPYSLKFKIKPGPEAGSMDGRAKKISSFLFHPILPLALSVQQTLFLQPSVVNIHFRR, from the exons ATGTACAGAAGCAGCAATATTGTGGCTAGGATTTTTGACCGTCAAATTTGCACTCCTGCTCCTGGCACTAGT GTTCATCATGCTCGGCGATTCTATGAAAATTTGGTACCAAGTTACACAGTATATGAGGTTGAGTGCCCAGACCATTCATTTCGTAAATTCACTGATGATGGCCAATACCTTATAAGTTTCAGCAGAAATCATCAGGAGTTGATTGTTTATAGGCCTAGATGGCTTTCTTTTTCATGCAAAGATGAAGATTGTGATAAACATGATTTGCCATCAAGAGCAAAGAGATTTGACAGTTTTTTCACCCAATTATATTGTGTACCACttgcttcttgcaatgaacttATATGTAAAGATTTCTTTCTTTACATGGAGAGTAATCAATTTGGACTGTTTGCTACTTCAACGGCTCAAATTCATGATGCTCCTGCTGTTGGAGGAGCTGTCCATGGTGTTCCTTCAATTGAGAAGATAACTTTCCACCTCTTGAG ACTGGAAGATGGAGAGATCTTGGACAAGAAGGTCTTCAGTAATGACTTCGTTAATTTAGCCCATAATATGGGTGTCTTCTTGTATGATGACCTATTGGCAATTGTATCACTTCGCTATCAAACTATACACATTCTTCAAATTAGAGACTCTGGGAACCTTGTTGATGTACGTGCTATTGGGGAATTCTGCCGCGAAGATGATGAGCTTTTTCTCAATTCAAATGCTCAG GGCATGGCATTGTCTGACAAAAATAAACAGCTTCAATTGCCTGGGAACCACATTGAAAATCACCTGCATCAAGGCCAGCCTAATCTGGGGAATTCTTTTCTAAGTGGTATAAAACAGCGATTGCTTTCATTCATATTCCAGGGACTATGGAATGAAGAAAGAGATGATACCTTG AGGATCCAAAGGCTCAGGAAGAAATTTTACTTCCACTTTCAAGATTATGTTGATTTGATTATCTGGAAG GTGCAATTCTTGGACCGACAACATTTGCTAATCAAGTTTGGTAGTGTAGATGGAGGG GTGTCCCGAAATGCTGATCACCACCCAGCTTTTGTTGCTGTATATAACATGGATACAACTGAAATTGTATCATTTTATCAG AATTCACCAGACGAGCTTTATCTGTTGTTTGAGCAGTTCTGTGACCACTTCCATGCAACATCAAGGAATTCAATGTATATGAATTTCATATCTTCTCATTCAAATAATATCCATGCACTGGAACAGCTCCGGAGCATTAAAGATAAGGCAAGCAGCTCTGCACAG TTTGTGAAGAAGATGCTTGCCTCTTTGCCCTTCAGCTGTCAGTCACAGAGTCCTTCTCCTTACTTCGACCAATCTCTTTTCCGGTTTGATGATAAG CTGATTTCTGCAACTGATCGACATAGGCAATCAACTGACCATCCAATCAAGTTTATTTTAAGGAGGCATCCGTATTCTCTCAAATTTAAGATCAAACCAG gtcCTGAAGCTGGTAGTATGGATGGTCGTGCAAAAAAGATCTCGTCGTTTCtttttcatccaattttgccccTTGCTCTCTCTGTTCAACAGACTTTGTTCTTGCAGCCTTCAGTTGTAAATATTCACTTTCGAAGATGA
- the LOC114375976 gene encoding light-mediated development protein DET1-like isoform X1, with protein sequence MYRSSNIVARIFDRQICTPAPGTSVHHARRFYENLVPSYTVYEVECPDHSFRKFTDDGQYLISFSRNHQELIVYRPRWLSFSCKDEDCDKHDLPSRAKRFDSFFTQLYCVPLASCNELICKDFFLYMESNQFGLFATSTAQIHDAPAVGGAVHGVPSIEKITFHLLRLEDGEILDKKVFSNDFVNLAHNMGVFLYDDLLAIVSLRYQTIHILQIRDSGNLVDVRAIGEFCREDDELFLNSNAQGMALSDKNKQLQLPGNHIENHLHQGQPNLGNSFLSGIKQRLLSFIFQGLWNEERDDTLRIQRLRKKFYFHFQDYVDLIIWKVQFLDRQHLLIKFGSVDGGPQVSRNADHHPAFVAVYNMDTTEIVSFYQNSPDELYLLFEQFCDHFHATSRNSMYMNFISSHSNNIHALEQLRSIKDKASSSAQFVKKMLASLPFSCQSQSPSPYFDQSLFRFDDKLISATDRHRQSTDHPIKFILRRHPYSLKFKIKPGPEAGSMDGRAKKISSFLFHPILPLALSVQQTLFLQPSVVNIHFRR encoded by the exons ATGTACAGAAGCAGCAATATTGTGGCTAGGATTTTTGACCGTCAAATTTGCACTCCTGCTCCTGGCACTAGT GTTCATCATGCTCGGCGATTCTATGAAAATTTGGTACCAAGTTACACAGTATATGAGGTTGAGTGCCCAGACCATTCATTTCGTAAATTCACTGATGATGGCCAATACCTTATAAGTTTCAGCAGAAATCATCAGGAGTTGATTGTTTATAGGCCTAGATGGCTTTCTTTTTCATGCAAAGATGAAGATTGTGATAAACATGATTTGCCATCAAGAGCAAAGAGATTTGACAGTTTTTTCACCCAATTATATTGTGTACCACttgcttcttgcaatgaacttATATGTAAAGATTTCTTTCTTTACATGGAGAGTAATCAATTTGGACTGTTTGCTACTTCAACGGCTCAAATTCATGATGCTCCTGCTGTTGGAGGAGCTGTCCATGGTGTTCCTTCAATTGAGAAGATAACTTTCCACCTCTTGAG ACTGGAAGATGGAGAGATCTTGGACAAGAAGGTCTTCAGTAATGACTTCGTTAATTTAGCCCATAATATGGGTGTCTTCTTGTATGATGACCTATTGGCAATTGTATCACTTCGCTATCAAACTATACACATTCTTCAAATTAGAGACTCTGGGAACCTTGTTGATGTACGTGCTATTGGGGAATTCTGCCGCGAAGATGATGAGCTTTTTCTCAATTCAAATGCTCAG GGCATGGCATTGTCTGACAAAAATAAACAGCTTCAATTGCCTGGGAACCACATTGAAAATCACCTGCATCAAGGCCAGCCTAATCTGGGGAATTCTTTTCTAAGTGGTATAAAACAGCGATTGCTTTCATTCATATTCCAGGGACTATGGAATGAAGAAAGAGATGATACCTTG AGGATCCAAAGGCTCAGGAAGAAATTTTACTTCCACTTTCAAGATTATGTTGATTTGATTATCTGGAAG GTGCAATTCTTGGACCGACAACATTTGCTAATCAAGTTTGGTAGTGTAGATGGAGGG CCTCAGGTGTCCCGAAATGCTGATCACCACCCAGCTTTTGTTGCTGTATATAACATGGATACAACTGAAATTGTATCATTTTATCAG AATTCACCAGACGAGCTTTATCTGTTGTTTGAGCAGTTCTGTGACCACTTCCATGCAACATCAAGGAATTCAATGTATATGAATTTCATATCTTCTCATTCAAATAATATCCATGCACTGGAACAGCTCCGGAGCATTAAAGATAAGGCAAGCAGCTCTGCACAG TTTGTGAAGAAGATGCTTGCCTCTTTGCCCTTCAGCTGTCAGTCACAGAGTCCTTCTCCTTACTTCGACCAATCTCTTTTCCGGTTTGATGATAAG CTGATTTCTGCAACTGATCGACATAGGCAATCAACTGACCATCCAATCAAGTTTATTTTAAGGAGGCATCCGTATTCTCTCAAATTTAAGATCAAACCAG gtcCTGAAGCTGGTAGTATGGATGGTCGTGCAAAAAAGATCTCGTCGTTTCtttttcatccaattttgccccTTGCTCTCTCTGTTCAACAGACTTTGTTCTTGCAGCCTTCAGTTGTAAATATTCACTTTCGAAGATGA
- the LOC114375976 gene encoding light-mediated development protein DET1-like isoform X3: MYRSSNIVARIFDRQICTPAPGTSVHHARRFYENLVPSYTVYEVECPDHSFRKFTDDGQYLISFSRNHQELIVYRPRWLSFSCKDEDCDKHDLPSRAKRFDSFFTQLYCVPLASCNELICKDFFLYMESNQFGLFATSTAQIHDAPAVGGAVHGVPSIEKITFHLLRLEDGEILDKKVFSNDFVNLAHNMGVFLYDDLLAIVSLRYQTIHILQIRDSGNLVDVRAIGEFCREDDELFLNSNAQLQLPGNHIENHLHQGQPNLGNSFLSGIKQRLLSFIFQGLWNEERDDTLRIQRLRKKFYFHFQDYVDLIIWKVQFLDRQHLLIKFGSVDGGPQVSRNADHHPAFVAVYNMDTTEIVSFYQNSPDELYLLFEQFCDHFHATSRNSMYMNFISSHSNNIHALEQLRSIKDKASSSAQFVKKMLASLPFSCQSQSPSPYFDQSLFRFDDKLISATDRHRQSTDHPIKFILRRHPYSLKFKIKPGPEAGSMDGRAKKISSFLFHPILPLALSVQQTLFLQPSVVNIHFRR; encoded by the exons ATGTACAGAAGCAGCAATATTGTGGCTAGGATTTTTGACCGTCAAATTTGCACTCCTGCTCCTGGCACTAGT GTTCATCATGCTCGGCGATTCTATGAAAATTTGGTACCAAGTTACACAGTATATGAGGTTGAGTGCCCAGACCATTCATTTCGTAAATTCACTGATGATGGCCAATACCTTATAAGTTTCAGCAGAAATCATCAGGAGTTGATTGTTTATAGGCCTAGATGGCTTTCTTTTTCATGCAAAGATGAAGATTGTGATAAACATGATTTGCCATCAAGAGCAAAGAGATTTGACAGTTTTTTCACCCAATTATATTGTGTACCACttgcttcttgcaatgaacttATATGTAAAGATTTCTTTCTTTACATGGAGAGTAATCAATTTGGACTGTTTGCTACTTCAACGGCTCAAATTCATGATGCTCCTGCTGTTGGAGGAGCTGTCCATGGTGTTCCTTCAATTGAGAAGATAACTTTCCACCTCTTGAG ACTGGAAGATGGAGAGATCTTGGACAAGAAGGTCTTCAGTAATGACTTCGTTAATTTAGCCCATAATATGGGTGTCTTCTTGTATGATGACCTATTGGCAATTGTATCACTTCGCTATCAAACTATACACATTCTTCAAATTAGAGACTCTGGGAACCTTGTTGATGTACGTGCTATTGGGGAATTCTGCCGCGAAGATGATGAGCTTTTTCTCAATTCAAATGCTCAG CTTCAATTGCCTGGGAACCACATTGAAAATCACCTGCATCAAGGCCAGCCTAATCTGGGGAATTCTTTTCTAAGTGGTATAAAACAGCGATTGCTTTCATTCATATTCCAGGGACTATGGAATGAAGAAAGAGATGATACCTTG AGGATCCAAAGGCTCAGGAAGAAATTTTACTTCCACTTTCAAGATTATGTTGATTTGATTATCTGGAAG GTGCAATTCTTGGACCGACAACATTTGCTAATCAAGTTTGGTAGTGTAGATGGAGGG CCTCAGGTGTCCCGAAATGCTGATCACCACCCAGCTTTTGTTGCTGTATATAACATGGATACAACTGAAATTGTATCATTTTATCAG AATTCACCAGACGAGCTTTATCTGTTGTTTGAGCAGTTCTGTGACCACTTCCATGCAACATCAAGGAATTCAATGTATATGAATTTCATATCTTCTCATTCAAATAATATCCATGCACTGGAACAGCTCCGGAGCATTAAAGATAAGGCAAGCAGCTCTGCACAG TTTGTGAAGAAGATGCTTGCCTCTTTGCCCTTCAGCTGTCAGTCACAGAGTCCTTCTCCTTACTTCGACCAATCTCTTTTCCGGTTTGATGATAAG CTGATTTCTGCAACTGATCGACATAGGCAATCAACTGACCATCCAATCAAGTTTATTTTAAGGAGGCATCCGTATTCTCTCAAATTTAAGATCAAACCAG gtcCTGAAGCTGGTAGTATGGATGGTCGTGCAAAAAAGATCTCGTCGTTTCtttttcatccaattttgccccTTGCTCTCTCTGTTCAACAGACTTTGTTCTTGCAGCCTTCAGTTGTAAATATTCACTTTCGAAGATGA
- the LOC114375980 gene encoding uncharacterized protein LOC114375980 isoform X2, with protein MTQPSEFCIGNLRSHCFSCLKANSSDCITCLRRRVVDGLCERGFSTNLCISKWRTTKKFPGGCHEYIEVIANTSTRKKIHFLVELELREQFQIAKASENYRKLVSCLPEFYIGKLEYLTAIVRVMCNAAKKSMKEKKMHVGPWRKSSFMQMKWSGFNQICNSNKSLGSVATYPHAQASESYFRISGAPTPLVVT; from the exons ATGACTCAGCCGAGCGAATTTTGTATTGGGAATCTCAGATCTCACTGCTTCAG CTGCTTGAAGGCTAACTCTTCGGATTGCATCACCTGTTTGAGAAGACGAGTGGTTGACGGGCTCTGCGAAAGAGGATTCAGTaccaacctttgcatttcaaaaTGGAGAACAACTAAAAAATTTCCTGGAG gCTGTCACGAATACATTGAGGTGATTGCAAACACATCAACTAGGAAGAAGATTCATTTTCTGGTGGAATTGGAGTTGAGGGAGCAGTTTCAGATTGCAAAAGCAAGTGAAAATTACCGGAAACTAGTGTCCTGTTTGCCCGAATTTTATATTGGAAAACTGGAGTACTTAACTGCCATTGTTCGAGTAATGTGCAATGCTGCAAAGAAATcaatgaaggaaaagaaaatgcacGTGGGTCCGTGGAGGAAGAGCAGCTTCATGCAAATGAAATGGTCAGGATTCAATCAAATATGCAATTCTAATAAATCCTTGGGTTCAGTTGCAACATATCCCCATGCACAAGCAAGTGAATCTTACTTCAGAATTTCAGGAGCTCCTACACCTTTGGTAGTCACCTGA
- the LOC114375980 gene encoding uncharacterized protein LOC114375980 isoform X1 produces the protein MESLEERVFMLMNEQYYYSNSNVSDQLHMHHHRSVSVENLNLWWENNTDSDDSAERILYWESQISLLQEILERYHLSGSKLRLEVGRIIKEVKASDFCSCLKANSSDCITCLRRRVVDGLCERGFSTNLCISKWRTTKKFPGGCHEYIEVIANTSTRKKIHFLVELELREQFQIAKASENYRKLVSCLPEFYIGKLEYLTAIVRVMCNAAKKSMKEKKMHVGPWRKSSFMQMKWSGFNQICNSNKSLGSVATYPHAQASESYFRISGAPTPLVVT, from the exons atggagAGCCTGGAAGAAAGAGTGTTTATGTTGATGAATGAACAATATTATTATTCCAATTCCAATGTATCAGATCAGCTGCATATGCATCATCATCGCTCTGTGTCTGTGGAGAATCTAAACCTATGGTGGGAAAACAACACCGACTCCGATGACTCAGCCGAGCGAATTTTGTATTGGGAATCTCAGATCTCACTGCTTCAG GAAATTTTGGAGCGGTACCATTTAAGTGGGTCAAAATTGAGACTTGAGGTTGGTCGAATCATTAAAGAGGTCAAAGCTTCTGATTTTTGCAGCTGCTTGAAGGCTAACTCTTCGGATTGCATCACCTGTTTGAGAAGACGAGTGGTTGACGGGCTCTGCGAAAGAGGATTCAGTaccaacctttgcatttcaaaaTGGAGAACAACTAAAAAATTTCCTGGAG gCTGTCACGAATACATTGAGGTGATTGCAAACACATCAACTAGGAAGAAGATTCATTTTCTGGTGGAATTGGAGTTGAGGGAGCAGTTTCAGATTGCAAAAGCAAGTGAAAATTACCGGAAACTAGTGTCCTGTTTGCCCGAATTTTATATTGGAAAACTGGAGTACTTAACTGCCATTGTTCGAGTAATGTGCAATGCTGCAAAGAAATcaatgaaggaaaagaaaatgcacGTGGGTCCGTGGAGGAAGAGCAGCTTCATGCAAATGAAATGGTCAGGATTCAATCAAATATGCAATTCTAATAAATCCTTGGGTTCAGTTGCAACATATCCCCATGCACAAGCAAGTGAATCTTACTTCAGAATTTCAGGAGCTCCTACACCTTTGGTAGTCACCTGA
- the LOC114375983 gene encoding ethylene-responsive transcription factor ERF020-like, giving the protein MSRSSAMHGITSTNNKLKGVRRRKWGKWVSEIRVPGTQERLWLGTYATPEAAAVAHDVAVYCLSRPSSLDKLNFPETLSSYSVQLRDMSPRSVQKVASDVGMDVDARNIVAGKTSTVGAETNCESDERTSTASVCNVVGEGGADHSDVFWWDDDGGSWHGSGGDSTERDALSISIEDYL; this is encoded by the coding sequence ATGAGTAGGAGTTCGGCGATGCATGGAATTACAAGCACAAACAACAAGTTGAAGGGAGTTCGGCGTCGAAAATGGGGCAAATGGGTGTCGGAGATTCGTGTTCCGGGCACGCAAGAGCGTTTGTGGTTGGGAACCTACGCCACGCCGGAGGCTGCCGCGGTGGCTCACGACGTTGCCGTCTACTGTCTAAGTAGGCCTTCTTCGTTGGACAAACTTAACTTCCCCGAAACCTTGTCTTCGTACAGTGTTCAGCTCAGGGACATGTCTCCGAGGTCTGTGCAGAAGGTGGCTTCCGATGTTGGCATGGATGTTGATGCAAGAAACATTGTTGCGGGCAAAACTTCAACGGTGGGGGCAGAAACTAATTGCGAGAGTGATGAGAGGACTAGTACTGCGTCTGTGTGTAATGTTGTTGGAGAAGGTGGTGCTGATCATTCGGATGTGTTTTGGTGGGATGATGATGGTGGGTCTTGGCATGGAAGTGGTGGAGATTCTACGGAAAGGGATGCCTTGAGCATTTCCATTGAAGATTATCTTTAG
- the LOC114375975 gene encoding probable acyl-activating enzyme 1, peroxisomal isoform X2 — protein sequence MWFVSLSSSFCNPINDVAVLAPNVPAMYELHFAVPMSGAVLCTLNTRHDSAMVSLLLKHSEAKLVFVDYQLLDIAKGALQILSKITTKLPHLVLILESGHPSPPHAKGTLTYEDLIAKGSLQFEVRRPKDEWDPISLNYTSGTTSNPKGVIYSHRGAYLNSLATVLLNEMRSMPVYLWCVPMFHCNGWCLPWAIAAQGGTNVCQRSVTAEGIFHNIFRHKVTHMGGAPTVLNMIINSPPKVRKPLPGKVEVMTGGAPPPPDVIIRMEELGFNVTHSYGLTETYGPGSICTWKPEWDNLSRDAQAKLKARQGVAHVGMEDLDVKDPHTMKSVPADAKTMGEVMFRGNTVMNGYLKDLKATQEAFKGGWFWTGDLGVKHPDGYIELKDRSKDIIISGGENISTIELEGVIFSHPAVFEAAVVGRPDDYWGETPCAFVKLKEGCSATSDEIIQFCQNRLPRFMAPRTVVFTDLPKTSTGKTQKFVLREKAKAMGSLTKKNASRL from the exons ATGTGGtttgtttctctctcttcatcATTCTGCAACCCAATTAATGAT GTTGCTGTATTGGCCCCTAATGTTCCAGCTATGTATGAGCTGCATTTTGCTGTTCCCATGTCAGGGGCTGTTCTCTGCACGCTAAATACACGTCATGATTCTGCAATGGTTTCCTTGTTGCTAAAACATTCTGAGGCCAAACTTGTTTTTGTTGATTATCAATTACTTGATATTGCTAAAGGAGCACTTCAAATCCTGTCAAAAATCACCACCAAGCTTCCCCATTTGGTCTTAATTTTGGAGTCTGGACATCCATCACCTCCCCATGCTAAAGGAACCTTGACATACGAGGATCTTATAGCTAAAGGGAGCCTTCAATTTGAGGTGAGGAGGCCAAAGGATGAGTGGGATCCAATCTCCCTTAATTACACTTCTGGAACTACATCAAACCCCAAGGGTGTGATCTATAGCCACAGAGGTGCCTATCTTAATTCTCTGGCTACGGTTCTTCTTAACGAGATGAGGTCTATGCCGGTATATTTATGGTGTGTTCCCATGTTTCACTGCAATGGTTGGTGCCTCCCTTGGGCCATTGCTGCTCAGGGTGGCACTAACGTCTGCCAAAGAAGTGTCACCGCTGAAGGGATATTTCACAATATTTTTAGGCACAAGGTTACTCACATGGGGGGTGCACCGACAGTTTTAAACATGATAATCAATTCACCACCCAAAGTCCGGAAGCCGCTTCCGGGAAAGGTCGAAGTGATGACAGGTGGTGCACCACCGCCTCCGGATGTGATTATCAGGATGGAAGAACTGGGATTCAATGTGACTCATTCATATGGTTTGACAGAAACCTATGGTCCAGGATCAATTTGCACATGGAAACCAGAATGGGACAATCTGTCTCGAGATGCACAAGCAAAACTCAAGGCACGTCAAGGAGTGGCCCATGTTGGGATGGAAGACCTAGATGTGAAAGATCCTCACACAATGAAGAGTGTACCGGCTGATGCAAAAACCATGGGTGAGGTGATGTTCAGGGGCAACACTGTGATGAATGGATATCTGAAGGACTTGAAAGCAACACAAGAGGCATTTAAAGGTGGATGGTTTTGGACTGGTGATTTGGGAGTAAAGCATCCTGATGGATACATAGAGCTTAAGGATCGCTCGAAGGACATCATCATCTCTGGTGGAGAAAATATTAGCACAATTGAGTTGGAAGGAGTCATTTTTAGTCATCCAGCAGTTTTTGAGGCAGCTGTTGTTGGGAGACCTGATGATTATTGGGGAGAGACACCTTGTGCATTTGTGAAGCTCAAGGAGGGATGCAGTGCCACATCAGATGAGATAATCCAATTTTGTCAGAATCGTTTGCCTCGTTTTATGGCCCCTCGAACTGTGGTGTTTACTGATCTGCCAAAGACATCAACTGGTAAGACTCAGAAATTTGTTCTTAGGGAGAAAGCAAAGGCCATGGGAAGCTTGACTAAGAAGAACGCTAGCCGGTTATAA
- the LOC114375975 gene encoding probable acyl-activating enzyme 1, peroxisomal isoform X1 — MEGSIRCSANYVSLTPISFLDRAAVVYRDRLSLVSGDVTYTWTQTHQRCIKLASSISQLGVGLSPLDVVAVLAPNVPAMYELHFAVPMSGAVLCTLNTRHDSAMVSLLLKHSEAKLVFVDYQLLDIAKGALQILSKITTKLPHLVLILESGHPSPPHAKGTLTYEDLIAKGSLQFEVRRPKDEWDPISLNYTSGTTSNPKGVIYSHRGAYLNSLATVLLNEMRSMPVYLWCVPMFHCNGWCLPWAIAAQGGTNVCQRSVTAEGIFHNIFRHKVTHMGGAPTVLNMIINSPPKVRKPLPGKVEVMTGGAPPPPDVIIRMEELGFNVTHSYGLTETYGPGSICTWKPEWDNLSRDAQAKLKARQGVAHVGMEDLDVKDPHTMKSVPADAKTMGEVMFRGNTVMNGYLKDLKATQEAFKGGWFWTGDLGVKHPDGYIELKDRSKDIIISGGENISTIELEGVIFSHPAVFEAAVVGRPDDYWGETPCAFVKLKEGCSATSDEIIQFCQNRLPRFMAPRTVVFTDLPKTSTGKTQKFVLREKAKAMGSLTKKNASRL; from the exons ATGGAGGGAAGTATCCGGTGCTCTGCCAACTACGTTTCTCTCACTCCAATCAGCTTCTTGGACCGCGCCGCCGTCGTTTACCGCGACAGACTTTCTCTTGTCTCCGGTGACGTTACCTACACGTGGACCCAGACACACCAACGCTGCATCAAACTTGCTTCTTCCATTTCTCAACTTGGTGTCGGTCTTTCTCCCCTCGATGTG GTTGCTGTATTGGCCCCTAATGTTCCAGCTATGTATGAGCTGCATTTTGCTGTTCCCATGTCAGGGGCTGTTCTCTGCACGCTAAATACACGTCATGATTCTGCAATGGTTTCCTTGTTGCTAAAACATTCTGAGGCCAAACTTGTTTTTGTTGATTATCAATTACTTGATATTGCTAAAGGAGCACTTCAAATCCTGTCAAAAATCACCACCAAGCTTCCCCATTTGGTCTTAATTTTGGAGTCTGGACATCCATCACCTCCCCATGCTAAAGGAACCTTGACATACGAGGATCTTATAGCTAAAGGGAGCCTTCAATTTGAGGTGAGGAGGCCAAAGGATGAGTGGGATCCAATCTCCCTTAATTACACTTCTGGAACTACATCAAACCCCAAGGGTGTGATCTATAGCCACAGAGGTGCCTATCTTAATTCTCTGGCTACGGTTCTTCTTAACGAGATGAGGTCTATGCCGGTATATTTATGGTGTGTTCCCATGTTTCACTGCAATGGTTGGTGCCTCCCTTGGGCCATTGCTGCTCAGGGTGGCACTAACGTCTGCCAAAGAAGTGTCACCGCTGAAGGGATATTTCACAATATTTTTAGGCACAAGGTTACTCACATGGGGGGTGCACCGACAGTTTTAAACATGATAATCAATTCACCACCCAAAGTCCGGAAGCCGCTTCCGGGAAAGGTCGAAGTGATGACAGGTGGTGCACCACCGCCTCCGGATGTGATTATCAGGATGGAAGAACTGGGATTCAATGTGACTCATTCATATGGTTTGACAGAAACCTATGGTCCAGGATCAATTTGCACATGGAAACCAGAATGGGACAATCTGTCTCGAGATGCACAAGCAAAACTCAAGGCACGTCAAGGAGTGGCCCATGTTGGGATGGAAGACCTAGATGTGAAAGATCCTCACACAATGAAGAGTGTACCGGCTGATGCAAAAACCATGGGTGAGGTGATGTTCAGGGGCAACACTGTGATGAATGGATATCTGAAGGACTTGAAAGCAACACAAGAGGCATTTAAAGGTGGATGGTTTTGGACTGGTGATTTGGGAGTAAAGCATCCTGATGGATACATAGAGCTTAAGGATCGCTCGAAGGACATCATCATCTCTGGTGGAGAAAATATTAGCACAATTGAGTTGGAAGGAGTCATTTTTAGTCATCCAGCAGTTTTTGAGGCAGCTGTTGTTGGGAGACCTGATGATTATTGGGGAGAGACACCTTGTGCATTTGTGAAGCTCAAGGAGGGATGCAGTGCCACATCAGATGAGATAATCCAATTTTGTCAGAATCGTTTGCCTCGTTTTATGGCCCCTCGAACTGTGGTGTTTACTGATCTGCCAAAGACATCAACTGGTAAGACTCAGAAATTTGTTCTTAGGGAGAAAGCAAAGGCCATGGGAAGCTTGACTAAGAAGAACGCTAGCCGGTTATAA